TTTACCTCCCGGCGATGTTTTTTGACAGCACATCGCACTTCTCGGTCGTAGACATGTGGCGTTTCTGGATCATTCACCTCTGGGTAGAAGGATTCTTTGAGCTCTTTGTCACCGCGATGGTCGCAATCATTTTCTACAAAATGGGGATCGTATCCCATGTGACTGCGGCGCGCGTGGTCTACCTCGACGCCATCCTCTACCTGGGGAGTGGAATCGTTGGTACCGGACATCATTGGTATTGGACCGGCCAATCCAACATCACCATGGCTCTTGCAGCCGTCTTTTCGGCAATGGAGGTTGTTCCGCTGACCCTTCTTACGCTGGATGCATCTGACTTCGTAAAGTTGACGCACACGAAATGCGAGACGTGCGGAAAGGAAGTAGGCATTCCCCATAAGTGGACGTTTCGTTTTCTAATGGCCGTAGGATTTTGGAATTTTCTCGGTGCCGGCGTGTTTGGGTTTCTGATCAACTTACCCATCGTCAGCTACTATGAGGTGGGAACCATCCTTACGCCCAATCACGGTCATGCCGCCATGATGGGCGTCTTCGGGATGCTGGCCGTCGCGCTGATGGTGTTTGCTTTCCGGCAAATTCTCTCGGATGAAGACTGGCTGCGAATCGAGAAGTATGTAGGAGCATCTTTCTGGGGATTGAATCTCGGCCTCCTCTTGATGGTCATGACCAACTTATTCCCCGGCGGGGTGTTGCAACTTGCCGATGCGTTAAACAACGGATACTGGCATGCGCGAGGGCCCGAGTTCCTGAGTCAAAGAATTGTGCGTGTGATCGAATGGTGCCGGTTACCGGGCGATCTGGTGTTTATCCTACTTGGCGTGCTGCCGCTCATATACGCAGCGTGTGTAACTTGGAAATACTCGAAGAATTTACTCGCAGATTAGAGTGAAATCATGCGGAGAATATCAAGTACCATCAGCACCGCGCCCAGACCGGATTTCAGAGAACGATGACGAGACCGCGGCGCGCCGTTAGTCCCGGTGTTCGGCACTTGATTTAGTTGCATCTGGCGGGTGGCCCACCTTTGACGGCGAGTATAGAACCGGGCTGCCTCGCAGCAAAAAGACCGTGGGTGCCCCACCCAACGCGGTGTTCGTTGGGTGGGTCGTTCCGCGTTTTTGCGGTGAGTCTTTTCTCCCACCGCAACTCCCTGATAACACAGACGCGCTCCAAATCTGGATTTGTATAGCTTTCAGCTATGTCAAGCGATTTATTTTTCGGCCCGCTAACCCTCTGATTCCATTCGCTCTTTCGCGCCGTCTCTCTCCGATCCCTCTCCTTCGACTTGCTATTCTGGATGGAGCGGGCCCAGGCTCGCCCGAGGTTCAGGCGCTCTTCTGGCTGACCACTGCCCACTGCCCACTGATTCCTCGCCTAATTCCTTTAAAACGACATACCCGACATATCTTCGCGCCTAACCCCTTTGTTTCGACATATCGAAGGGGAGGGGGAGGGGGGCTGCATCTGTCGTCGACGCTCTATCCCGCCGACGACCGTTCTGAGCTGCCCTTCTTTGCCGAACGAAGTGAGCCCTGAGCGCAGTCGAAGGGGTTGCGAAGGGACTGACGACTGCTCGCTGCTTTCGCCGTACAATGTTTCTTGTCGAGAAGCTGCCCCGCCAGCCCTTCCGTCTGACTCGCAGCCGTGAGCGCAGACTCCCTGCGCTCGGGAGGTCGTCATGCGCAAGCTTGGTATCGCCATTCTCGTGCTCCTTGCTGTGGTGGTGATCGTCGCGCTGGCGCTGCCCGCGTTCCTGGACGTCAACCGTTACCACGACCGCATCCAGGCGGAGCTGCAGAAAAAGCTGGGCCGCCCGGTGTCGCTGGGCCCGATGCACCTCAGCCTCCTCCCTCTTGCCTTCCGGGTGGAGAACGCCGTCATCGGAGATGATCCGGAATTTCGCAGCGAGCGGCCGTTCGCCCAGGCGCAGGAGCTTTACCTCACCGCCAAACTCATGCCGCTCCTGCATGGCGACGTGCAGATGGATTCACTGGAATTGCGCCAGCCGCGGATTGAATTGATCCGCAACGCCCAGGGCGTGTGGAATTTCTCCAGCCTGGGCCATAAGGCGGTCACGCCGGCGACCGAGCCTCGCGCCACGGCGCCGCAGCCAGCGCCGCAGGCACAGCAAGAGAAGCCCGCGGCCCAGCCGGCACAGCCGTTCAGCATCCAGGACCTGAGCATCCGCGATGGCCAGGTCGCGCTCACCGACCTGCAGAAGCGCCAGCCGCGCGCCGTCTACGACCACATCGATCTTTCGGTGAGGGGCTACGCGCCCGGCAGGGCGTTCACCCTCGACGCGGCGGCACACCTGCCCGGCCAGGGCGCGCAGCAGGTGCAGCTCAGCGGCCAGGCAGGCCCGATTCCCGAGGGCGCGCTGGTCAGCATGCCCTTCGACGGCACCCTCAAGCTGGACCAGGTTTCCATCTCCTCGGCGCAGACGTTCTTGAACACGCAGGCGCTGACCGGGATGGAGGCCATCGCCTCCGGAGAGACCAAGCTCCGGAACGAGAGCGGGAAGGTTTCCACCAGCGGCTCGCTCAAGCTGGAGCAGGCGCGCGTGCACGGCGCCGACATCGGGTATCCCATCGCCCTCGACTACGACCTGACCGCCGACCTGGACTCCGACGTCATCCACATCGCGCGGGGAGACCTGAAGCTGGGCTCCACGCCGCTTTCCATCTCCGGCACGTTGAACATGCAACCCACGCCCTCGCAGCTGGACCTGAAGCTGAAGGCGTCGAATGTCTCGATTGAGGAGGCGGCGCGCCTGGCCGCGGCCTTCGGCGTGGCCTTTGACCCCGGCATGAAGATCGCCGGAAAGATGAACGCGGATATTCGCGCCCAGGGTCCCGCCACGCGGCCGGCGCTCGATGGCACGCTCTCGGCGCAGAACCTGAGCATCGTGGGCAAGGATCTGCCCAGCCCGGTGCAGGTGCAGGGCATCGACCTGGCTCTGTCGCCGCAGGCGATCCAGTCGAACAGCTTCACGGCGACCACCGGCTCGACCACACTCTCGGCGCAGTTCACGCTCAGCGATTACACCGCGCCGTCATCGAACCTCGACCTCGTGCTGCACACGGCGAACGCCAGGATCGGCGAGCTGATCAATATCGCCAAGGCGTACGGCGTCTCGGCGGCCGAGGGGATGTCGGGCTCGGGCAGCATCGCGCTCGACGTCCGTGCCAGCGGGCCGATGAAGAATACGGCCGCCATGACCTTCTCCGGCAACGGCGCCATCCAGAACGCGTCGCTGACGGCGCCGCAGATCACCAAGCCGCTCGAGGTGCGCAACGCCAACCTGCGCTTCTCCCAGAATTCGGTGATCTTCGAGAACGTGAGCGCCGGGCTGGGCTCGACCAACGCCACGGGATCGCTCACACTCCGCAACTTCAGCGAGCCGCAACTGCAGTTCGCCATCAATGCCGACCGCATGATCGTCGCCGAGTGGCAGCAGATGTTCCCCACCGTGCAGCCCGCGAAGCAGGCCGCGTTCTCGCTGGTTCCCGTGGCCTACGCGGCCAACCCGACGGAGCCCAGCCTGCTGTCGAAGACCACTGGCACCGGCTCGCTCGCCGTCGGCACCATCCAATACGACCAGCTGGTGCTGACCGACGCGCGCAGCAGCGTCACGCTGGATCACGGGGTGATCCGCCTCGCGCCCATCACCGCCAACGTGTACAACGGCAAGCATACCGGCTCGGTCGTCATCGACACTCGCCCCACTCCGTCGGTCTACACCGTCACCAGCAAGCTCGACCAGGTGGACGCCAACAAGCTGCTTTCCTCCACGTCGTCGCTGAAGCAGACGCTGTACGGGCTGCTCGCGGCCAACGCCAATGATCTGACCTTCACCAGCGGCGGCAATGCCGACCAGATCGCGCGGTCACTGAACGGGACCCTCGCGCTCAATCTCACGAACGGCAAGCTCGTCGGCATGGACGTGCTGCACCAGTTGTCGGAGATCGCGAAGTTCATGGGAGGCGGCCAGCAGACGGACCGCGGATTCACCAACATCGTGCAATTGACCGGCAATTTCGACGTGCGCAATGGCGTCGCGCAAACCAACAATCTGAAGGCCGTCATTGACGGAGGCACCATGGGCGCGGTGGGTGCGGTCAATCTCGCGGACCAGTCGCTCAACATGCGCGTCACGGCCGTGCTCTCCAAGGCGATGAGCGACACGGTGGGCGGCACCGGCATTGGCGGCTTCATGAACACGGCGCTGGCCAACAACAAGGGCGAACTGGTGATCCCGATCGTCGTCCGAGGGACTTTCCAGCGCCCCAGCTTCGCGCCCGACCTCGAGCAGATCGCGCGCATGAAGCTACAGAACATGCTGCCCTCCCTGAATAACCCCGGGGCGCTGACCACCGGCATCCTGGGCGCGATCCTCGGACAGAAGGGCCAGCAAGGCGGCCAGCAGCAGAACCAGCAGGGCGGCCTGCAGGAGATCCTGGGCGCGATCGGGGGAAAGCAGCCGCAGCAACAACAACAACAACAGCAGCAGCAACCTCAGCAACAGCAGGGCAGCGGCCAGCCGCAGCAGCAACAGAAAGGAAATATCTGGCAGGACATTCTCGGCGCGGCGATCGGCGGGCAACAGAAGAAACAGCCACCGCCGCAACAACAGCAAGGCGGGCAGCAGCAGAACCAGCAACAGCAGCAACAGCAGAACCAGCGGCAACAGCCCGATCAGCCGCCGCAACAGCCGCAGTGAAGTCGGTCAGCGGGCAATCAGGCCATCCGGGGAAGCTGGGAAAATGGTTCGATGGCCAGATCCAACTTGGCCCGAGCAAACGAAAACGCCGTCGATCTCTCGACGGCGTTTCATATTCCAACACGATCAGCTACCGCGGCGTCTCCTGGATCTGCCCCTGCTCAATCTTCTCCTGGCAAGAGATGCAGTAGCGCGCCCAGGGCACGGCTTCGAGCCGCTTGGGGTTGAGTTCTTTGCCGCAGTTGATGCATCCTCCGAAGGTGCCGTCCCGGATGCGAGCCAGCGCCTCTTCCACGCGCGCCAGCAGCGCGCGGTCGTTGCTGCTCTGCGAGAACAGGAACTCCTTGGTGTAGGAGTTGGCGGCCTTGTCGGCGATGTCCTGCGCGATGTCCTCGCTGTCGGCGGCGCGGCCATCCTGCACGTTACGCGACATGGTCCGGCGCAGCTCCTGCTGCCGTTGCTCCAGCTTCTTTTTGAATTGTTCCAGCTTCTTCTTGTCCATGAATGATTGCTCGAATAAAGAGAGGCCCTTCGGTGTCCTCGTTACCCGTAGGGCTAAACTTAAGATGATAGGCTGCGGAGAAAGGGAGCGTCAATACGTGCTGGGGCCTTACAAATAGCGGCTCGGCGCATCGGCCCGTGCGCCGGGTCTCCTCCCATGCCTCGGTCAAGTGATCTCCCCATCCAAGTTGCGTCGCGGAGAATGGGCCTTGGGGGCAACACGCAGGCCGCCGTTTCCGGCGGCCCGCGGTTGCGAAAGGTGTCGGCCTAGCTCGCCCTGATCTTGTTGGGCATGAAATGGTAGGGCGGCCAGGGACCGCTGATCTGCACCTCGATGTCCTTCAACTGGCGGGCGGCGGTGCTGTAGCGGTTCTGGTACTTTTCGACGGACTTATTGTCGATCAGGTGGGCGATGTCGATGAGCATACCGCCCGAATCCACTTTCTTGCAGCAGATTTCCTCGTCGAGCGGGTTGAACAGCTTGTGCACTTGCACCGAGATGGCGCGCGCCCGTGTCTGGCGTTCCCGCTGCCGGACGGCCTTCTCGCGCAGCTTGGTCAGGTACTCGCCGCCGGCGGTGGTGGGCAGTACGATCTCCGTCAGTGCCTCGCGCAGCGACCCGTCCTTCACCAGTAACTTGAGGTGCATCTCGGCCTTGCCGCGCAGCTTGCTGACGCTGTCCACGAACGCCTTGCGGTTCGAGCGCACGGCGCGCCGCAGCGAGTCATCGGTCTCGAACACCGTACCAAACCGGAAGGGCAGCACGGTGGTGTTGCGGAAGCACTCGCTCACCACGCGCGCGTGGTCAAGGATGGCCCGCTGGTCCAGCTCCTGGCCTCCTCGGTCATACTCACTGACGATGATTGCGAATTCCCCGCTCGGATACCCGAACACCTGGGCACCCAGGATCCCCTTCAAACCTTCGATTGGAAATGGTCTGCGAGCTCGAGTCTCGCCTTGGAAAGCCTGCTGCTCAGTGATGCAGTACGCGTACCACGCCATATCATCGCTCCGAAACAAAGGGCTGACGCGACGCACCGCGTCGCGGATACAGGGGCCGACAGATGTGGAGTAACGGGCTGTGTAGCGAGATGGCGTCCGCCGCAGCCGGGAATCCGGCGCCGAAAACCCGCACCGCAAGGCCATCGGCGAACGGCCACCATTTATCCTAGCCCCTCCGGGGACAAATAGCAACTCTTCCGCTGCATAGCCCCCAGCACTGCGGCGAGGGCATCGTCCGCAGCCGCCATGCCCGCTCTGCGAGGAGTGCCGAAAGGTATGGACTGGGAAGTGGCCGCCAATCGCCCTTGTTCCCTAAGCACGTGAATTTCCAGCCAGTTGCGGAGAGGATGATGGAAGCGTCACCCTCGCCGAGCGACCACACACGGAAGTATCTTGCAGCCGGCGGACGCCTACGACGAAGCGGTTCGGGCGCGCGCTTGCTCGAGCTGCTTCTGCAAGTCCTGGTTGCTTCGCAACAGCTCGCTGATCTCCTGGCGGGCGCGCTGGTTGACCTTCTCCTGCTCGCGTCGCGCCACCTCCTCCGCCCGTTTGCGGAGCTGGTCGGCTCGTTCCAGCGACTTGGCGTTCGCCCAGATAAGCGCGACCAGGAGGATGATCTGGATGGCGGTGGATAAGGCCACGCCTAACTCGTTATCGTAGTAACCGACTTCCTCGCCCTTCCAGCGTAACCACGCGATGATCAGCGAGAGCACGATGGCGGCGGGCAACAGCCGCCGCGCCATGCTCCCCCCAAAACTCTCCCCCGCTACCACGCTCACAAGCCCCTCGGTGGGCCGGACCAGTGCGATCGCTAGAGAGATTAGAGCGATGTTGAGCACGGTCAAAATCGGCATGTGCATCTGGGAGAGCGTCGGGTTGAGAATGCCGTCCAGCAGGCCGAAGACGCAGACAAGAAAGGTCAGGCACGCAATCCATTGCGCGCGGTATGCACCCTGCACTCCGCGCTCATGGATGGCAAACAGAGCCGGTCCGAGGAACACAAATGCGGTGGCGGTCGCCGCCGCCATCCGCCACGGATCCTCCAAGGCCAGGTCCGCGGGCATGCCGGTGACCAGCAGGTGGTCCAGGTGCAGGTGCACGCCGAAGATGTATTCGACCGTCGTCAGGATGCCCAGCAGGAATACCACTGCACCAGAGATCCGGCCCACCGTTCTCGCGATCCCACCTCCGGCTCCTCCGTCTGCCCACCGCCGCCAGGTCCACAGCGATACCGCGCAAAGCATGAATCCCAGCGCGGTGTTGGGCTTCATCACGATGATCCGCGCCTCCGGCCGGAAAAAGAGGGACAGCCTCACGAGCCAACCGCTCAGAACAACCGCACCGATCACGAACACGAGCGTGCTCGACAGTCGGGAAAGAAACTGCAGTGACGAGATCAGGCAGGGATTGAAGCCTTCGGATTGATTTTGCATACCGCGGGAGTGCTCTCGGGGATGAATGCTGATGGTGACGGAATTCGCAGCGCCTGTCAACGCGCCTTCCCGCACGCCGCTCACTTCTGCTTGGGCTGGAGCGCGGACGTGACCACGCGCTGCATCTCGTCCACCGGCGCCGGCTTCCCCGTCCAGATCTCGAATTGGCGCGCCCCCTGCTGCACGAACATCTCCGCGCCCGGGATGACCTGCACCCCCTTGGCCCGCGCCAGCTTCATCAGCTTGGTCTCGGCCGGGACGTACACCATGTCGAGCAGGTACCGGGCGTTGATCTCGTGCTCCTTCAATGGCGACTGCTTCGGGCTCCCCAGGCCCACCGGGGTAGCGTGCACGATGGCGTCGAACTGCAATTTCCGGAGCTGCGCCCGCGTGACGAACTTGCTCTTGGATTTCTTCGCCAACTTCTGTCCCGCCGCCGAGGTGCGGTTGCTGATGAACACTTCCGCGCCGCGCTCCTTCAGCCCGAACGCGGCCGCCCGTGCCGCTCCTCCCGCTCCCAGCACCAGCACCTTCGCGCCATTCAGGGTCATGCGCTGTTCCAGCGGACGGACTACTCCTGCAACATCGGTATTGAACCCATACAGATTACCGTCCTGCGCCCGGACGACGGTATTGCAGGCCCCGATCTTGGCCGCCAAAGGCTCCGTGTTGTCGAGGTATTCGACGATGTCTTCCTTGTAGGGCATGGTGATACTGAGCCCGTGGATGGGGATCTCGCGCACACAGCTCAGCAGGTCGTCCAGGCTCTTCGCGTGCAATCCGAGATAGACGGCATTCACGGTTTCGCGGCGGAATGCGGCGTTCATCATCGCCGGCGAGAGCGAATGCTCGATGGGATCGCCGGCCACGCCGTAGACGCGGGTCGAATTCTCCACCTGCTCGATGCGATAGGTGTCACGCAGGGTCCGGCTGTCGAGCTGTCCCGGCGCGGTTTCCTCTCCGGGGGTGGACGAGGCGAAGGTGAACGCGCTTCCGGCCCTCACTCCCAGCACACGGCTGATGATTCCCTGCTCCCCCATGCACACACCGATCACCGAGCGCTGGTGGCTTTTCTGTTCCAGGAATTTCATCATGACCACGTTGTCGGCGAGACAGGTCGCCGTGGCCACGATCTTGTAGAAGTCGGCAGGAACCGCCGTCATTTTGCGAAAAGTTTCTTCCAGCTTCCGGGTTGCACGGTAGTCGTGGAAGGAAAGGATCAGAGCGGCGGCGCCCCGCACCCGCTGCATATCCTTGGGTTTCATCGCTGCGGCGCTCTGCAGTTCCACATCCACCAACTGGCAGCCTGCAGCCGCCGCCTTCACCAGCACGTCGGCCTGCGCCGCGACCGAACCCCGGAACTTGCCCCCATTCGCAGCCCGGCGACAGGTCCCGATGGCCAGTACCTCGGGATGGTATTCCAAGAAGCGGCGCAGCCGGAGAAACGCGCTGGCAGGCTGCCGGATGTAGTCTAACCTGAACTCAATAAAGGGGTTATCGCGAACCAGGGAATCAGCCTTGGCGATCATTTCGGCGGGGTTGGAGGCAGCCACGGCCACGCACACCCGGGGCAGGCGAAGCGGCAGATGCCGCGGCAACGTTGTGGCCGTCGTTCCCATGCGCAATTGGCGCGCAGTATTACAGATGCACCATTCCCTATGCAACCAGACTTTGCCCCACGGCCACTGGGTGTCCCATCCCTAACGTACCTTTCCGGTAACTAGCGCGTCCTTGACCCGCTCCATTGGGGATGCTACGTTTCGACGCGAGATACAAGGTGGGCGCAGTGTCTGACTGCGTTCCGGAAACCCCGGCGTAGACCTCATTCGAGCCGGGGTGGAGTGTTGGGAAGCTTCCGCCCGCCGTGCGGCTTCGGAAGTCCGGAGGCAACATGAAACGAATCCTTCTCGTCGTCCTGCTGGCGACTGTGACAGTGGCTCAGCAATCGGCGCCCGCGAATCCGTCCGCCAGCGTGCCGCAGGTAGCGGTGACCAACATCGCCATTCGCGCTCAGGCGCCGACCTACTCTGACGTCAATTGCGCGGGCTTCATCGCCGACCAGACGCTGCCGCATGACAAGTTTGTTGCCGGCGGTTGGGCCACGCCGCACCAGACCAAGTTCGGCGACCGCGATTACGTCTATCTGACCGGGGGAGGGTTCCAGGAGGGCGCGCGCTATTCGATCGTCCGCCGCTTGAAGGACCCCAACACCTCCGAATCATTCCAGGGCCAGAGGGCCTTGCTGACCGGACTCGGCGAGCCTTACGCCGAGATGGGTCGTGTCCTGGTTGTCGGCGTCAACGACACCACAGCCATCACCCAGGTCGAGTTCGCTTGTGATGCCATCGTGACCGGCGACGTGGCTGTTCCCTTCGCTGCCAAGGAGATTCCCTCGCTGCGGCCCGCCGTGAGATTCGATCGCTTCGCGTCGTCGAATGGCAAGCTCAGCGGCCACATTGTCATGGCCAAGGATTTCGACACGCTCCTCGGCACCGGCCGAAAGGTGTATTTGAACGTGGGTAGCAGCCAGGGGGTGAAGGTCGGCGACTACTTCCGCGCCGTGCGCACTTACTCGGAAACCAAGAGAGACCGCGCCGATTCGCTCTCCTTCCACGTGGACCAGATGGAGGATACCCAGAAGAGTCCGCCGATGTTCCCCAACACGCGGATCGGCGAGCTTCCGCGCCGCAGCCTGGGCGAGATGATCGTGCTGGGCGTGACCCCGA
The window above is part of the Terriglobia bacterium genome. Proteins encoded here:
- a CDS encoding trichohyalin-plectin-homology domain domain-containing protein produces the protein MQNQSEGFNPCLISSLQFLSRLSSTLVFVIGAVVLSGWLVRLSLFFRPEARIIVMKPNTALGFMLCAVSLWTWRRWADGGAGGGIARTVGRISGAVVFLLGILTTVEYIFGVHLHLDHLLVTGMPADLALEDPWRMAAATATAFVFLGPALFAIHERGVQGAYRAQWIACLTFLVCVFGLLDGILNPTLSQMHMPILTVLNIALISLAIALVRPTEGLVSVVAGESFGGSMARRLLPAAIVLSLIIAWLRWKGEEVGYYDNELGVALSTAIQIILLVALIWANAKSLERADQLRKRAEEVARREQEKVNQRARQEISELLRSNQDLQKQLEQARARTASS
- a CDS encoding TraR/DksA family transcriptional regulator; translation: MDKKKLEQFKKKLEQRQQELRRTMSRNVQDGRAADSEDIAQDIADKAANSYTKEFLFSQSSNDRALLARVEEALARIRDGTFGGCINCGKELNPKRLEAVPWARYCISCQEKIEQGQIQETPR
- a CDS encoding AsmA family protein translates to MRKLGIAILVLLAVVVIVALALPAFLDVNRYHDRIQAELQKKLGRPVSLGPMHLSLLPLAFRVENAVIGDDPEFRSERPFAQAQELYLTAKLMPLLHGDVQMDSLELRQPRIELIRNAQGVWNFSSLGHKAVTPATEPRATAPQPAPQAQQEKPAAQPAQPFSIQDLSIRDGQVALTDLQKRQPRAVYDHIDLSVRGYAPGRAFTLDAAAHLPGQGAQQVQLSGQAGPIPEGALVSMPFDGTLKLDQVSISSAQTFLNTQALTGMEAIASGETKLRNESGKVSTSGSLKLEQARVHGADIGYPIALDYDLTADLDSDVIHIARGDLKLGSTPLSISGTLNMQPTPSQLDLKLKASNVSIEEAARLAAAFGVAFDPGMKIAGKMNADIRAQGPATRPALDGTLSAQNLSIVGKDLPSPVQVQGIDLALSPQAIQSNSFTATTGSTTLSAQFTLSDYTAPSSNLDLVLHTANARIGELINIAKAYGVSAAEGMSGSGSIALDVRASGPMKNTAAMTFSGNGAIQNASLTAPQITKPLEVRNANLRFSQNSVIFENVSAGLGSTNATGSLTLRNFSEPQLQFAINADRMIVAEWQQMFPTVQPAKQAAFSLVPVAYAANPTEPSLLSKTTGTGSLAVGTIQYDQLVLTDARSSVTLDHGVIRLAPITANVYNGKHTGSVVIDTRPTPSVYTVTSKLDQVDANKLLSSTSSLKQTLYGLLAANANDLTFTSGGNADQIARSLNGTLALNLTNGKLVGMDVLHQLSEIAKFMGGGQQTDRGFTNIVQLTGNFDVRNGVAQTNNLKAVIDGGTMGAVGAVNLADQSLNMRVTAVLSKAMSDTVGGTGIGGFMNTALANNKGELVIPIVVRGTFQRPSFAPDLEQIARMKLQNMLPSLNNPGALTTGILGAILGQKGQQGGQQQNQQGGLQEILGAIGGKQPQQQQQQQQQQPQQQQGSGQPQQQQKGNIWQDILGAAIGGQQKKQPPPQQQQGGQQQNQQQQQQQNQRQQPDQPPQQPQ
- a CDS encoding OmpA family protein, which gives rise to MKRILLVVLLATVTVAQQSAPANPSASVPQVAVTNIAIRAQAPTYSDVNCAGFIADQTLPHDKFVAGGWATPHQTKFGDRDYVYLTGGGFQEGARYSIVRRLKDPNTSESFQGQRALLTGLGEPYAEMGRVLVVGVNDTTAITQVEFACDAIVTGDVAVPFAAKEIPSLRPAVRFDRFASSNGKLSGHIVMAKDFDTLLGTGRKVYLNVGSSQGVKVGDYFRAVRTYSETKRDRADSLSFHVDQMEDTQKSPPMFPNTRIGELPRRSLGEMIVLGVTPKSATAMITFAVEEIHVGDGVELEEAPPPPPPPPAAPMNPPTISCAANPATIRVGETSAVTCEAASPDNRPLQYAFASNGGQMTQRDNVGTLTSNEPGTISVKATATDDRNLSAVALTTVNVEAPPAAPTAAKTNEIAFKTNSAYVDNRAKAVLDDVALRLQQDPNSSTTLVGFADPKEAGAKRLAARRASNAAAYLTKSKGLDAARVHTKTGAEAGKKADIWMVPAGAQAP
- a CDS encoding GvpL/GvpF family gas vesicle protein codes for the protein MAWYAYCITEQQAFQGETRARRPFPIEGLKGILGAQVFGYPSGEFAIIVSEYDRGGQELDQRAILDHARVVSECFRNTTVLPFRFGTVFETDDSLRRAVRSNRKAFVDSVSKLRGKAEMHLKLLVKDGSLREALTEIVLPTTAGGEYLTKLREKAVRQRERQTRARAISVQVHKLFNPLDEEICCKKVDSGGMLIDIAHLIDNKSVEKYQNRYSTAARQLKDIEVQISGPWPPYHFMPNKIRAS
- the aroE gene encoding shikimate dehydrogenase; its protein translation is MGTTATTLPRHLPLRLPRVCVAVAASNPAEMIAKADSLVRDNPFIEFRLDYIRQPASAFLRLRRFLEYHPEVLAIGTCRRAANGGKFRGSVAAQADVLVKAAAAGCQLVDVELQSAAAMKPKDMQRVRGAAALILSFHDYRATRKLEETFRKMTAVPADFYKIVATATCLADNVVMMKFLEQKSHQRSVIGVCMGEQGIISRVLGVRAGSAFTFASSTPGEETAPGQLDSRTLRDTYRIEQVENSTRVYGVAGDPIEHSLSPAMMNAAFRRETVNAVYLGLHAKSLDDLLSCVREIPIHGLSITMPYKEDIVEYLDNTEPLAAKIGACNTVVRAQDGNLYGFNTDVAGVVRPLEQRMTLNGAKVLVLGAGGAARAAAFGLKERGAEVFISNRTSAAGQKLAKKSKSKFVTRAQLRKLQFDAIVHATPVGLGSPKQSPLKEHEINARYLLDMVYVPAETKLMKLARAKGVQVIPGAEMFVQQGARQFEIWTGKPAPVDEMQRVVTSALQPKQK